In a genomic window of Methanosarcina horonobensis HB-1 = JCM 15518:
- a CDS encoding c-type cytochrome — protein MADGGSKRSPFLIILLFLLIAGIAVLIFMFGAMWGAFRTGDGFYGQSDVDSENRTSYPGSGVYPGRGMYPGRGMYPGRGMYPGNISPSYNISDFESNGELIYYTGFNESGKLIEIEYGPRWLYVHGGSCVDCHRTDGRGGYPVMMSSEIPTDIRYESLVSENHTEEEHPPYTEETIKRAIREGIDPAGEPLDLTMPRWKMTDEDVNDTVEYLKTL, from the coding sequence ATGGCAGATGGGGGAAGCAAAAGAAGTCCGTTCCTGATTATCTTGCTGTTTTTATTAATTGCAGGAATAGCTGTCCTTATTTTTATGTTCGGAGCCATGTGGGGAGCTTTCCGCACCGGGGATGGCTTCTATGGACAGTCTGATGTCGATTCGGAAAACAGGACCTCATATCCTGGTAGTGGAGTGTATCCCGGTAGAGGAATGTATCCCGGTAGAGGAATGTATCCCGGTAGAGGAATGTATCCTGGAAATATCTCTCCTTCCTATAACATAAGTGATTTTGAATCAAACGGGGAGCTAATTTATTATACTGGGTTTAACGAAAGCGGTAAGCTTATTGAAATTGAGTACGGCCCTCGATGGCTGTATGTTCATGGAGGGAGCTGCGTTGACTGCCATCGGACTGATGGTAGAGGAGGCTATCCGGTAATGATGAGTTCTGAGATTCCTACGGATATCAGGTATGAAAGCCTTGTTTCCGAAAACCACACTGAAGAAGAGCATCCTCCATACACGGAAGAGACTATCAAAAGAGCAATTCGTGAAGGCATAGATCCTGCAGGCGAGCCTCTTGATCTGACCATGCCCAGGTGGAAGATGACTGATGAAGACGTGAATGATACTGTCGAATATCTCAAAACGCTTTGA
- a CDS encoding heavy metal translocating P-type ATPase, translated as MLHERYPEDQTMSTEEKSLGYGQHEEMNHEIHEQHGEMKHEQHEEMKHEQHEEMGHEGHKPSGGKDHGNHHTHMLEDFRRRFIVSFILTFPVLLLSPTIQDFFGFEFTFPGAELVVFLISSVVYFYGGYPFLKGIKQELAEKSPGMMTLIAVAISVAYFYSSAVVFGLQGEVFFWELVTLIDVMLLGHWLEMRSVMGASRALEELVKIMPSVAHLKKNGETVDVAVDQLKIGDKVLVKPGEKVPVDGTVVEGTSSINESMLTGESKPVTKNPGSEVIGGSINGEAAFVAEVKKTGKDTYLNQVVELVRAAQESKSKTQDLANRAALYLTIIALTVGTLTFVLWTLFGQELVFALERAVTVMVIACPHALGLAIPLVVAVSTSMAAKSGLLIRDRQAFEKARSLEAVIFDKTGTLTEGRFGVTDVVSISGKEDYEKILSLAASLEASSEHPIAKGILESAKEKGIESVQVEKFSSIPGKGIEGIIEGKKFLVVSPGYLEEAGINLKDKKTENEKIEEIKAQGKTVVFLLEEDRVIGALALADIVRKESREAISKLKGMGIKCLMLTGDNRYVAAWVSRELELDDYFAEVLPHEKAAKVMEVQKQYVTGMVGDGVNDAPALAQADVGIAIGAGTDVAIETADIVLVKNDPRDVLYIIELSRKTYSKMYQNLLWATGYNVFAIPLAAGVLYGYGILLSPAIGAVLMSLSTVIVAINARALKMG; from the coding sequence ATGCTGCACGAGAGATATCCGGAAGATCAAACGATGAGTACCGAAGAGAAATCGCTTGGCTACGGACAACATGAGGAAATGAACCATGAGATTCATGAACAGCATGGGGAAATGAAACACGAACAGCATGAAGAAATGAAACATGAACAGCATGAAGAAATGGGACACGAGGGGCATAAGCCTTCCGGTGGAAAAGACCACGGGAACCATCATACCCATATGCTTGAAGATTTTAGAAGAAGATTTATCGTTTCTTTTATACTGACTTTCCCGGTTTTGCTTCTCTCTCCTACGATTCAGGACTTTTTTGGTTTTGAGTTTACTTTTCCTGGTGCGGAACTCGTCGTTTTCTTAATTTCTTCGGTCGTTTATTTCTACGGTGGCTATCCCTTTCTCAAAGGGATAAAACAGGAACTTGCCGAAAAGTCTCCCGGAATGATGACCCTTATAGCCGTTGCTATCAGTGTGGCTTACTTTTACAGTTCTGCTGTGGTCTTCGGGCTTCAGGGGGAAGTGTTCTTCTGGGAACTGGTAACCCTTATTGATGTCATGCTATTAGGGCACTGGCTTGAGATGCGCTCTGTGATGGGAGCTTCAAGAGCTCTTGAAGAGCTGGTTAAGATAATGCCCTCGGTTGCCCACCTGAAAAAAAACGGCGAAACTGTTGACGTAGCTGTTGACCAGCTGAAAATCGGGGATAAGGTTCTGGTCAAGCCAGGGGAAAAGGTACCTGTTGACGGGACTGTTGTAGAAGGGACAAGCAGCATAAACGAGTCAATGCTCACAGGGGAGTCAAAGCCTGTAACCAAAAATCCGGGAAGTGAAGTCATAGGCGGCTCTATCAATGGGGAAGCAGCTTTTGTCGCGGAGGTCAAAAAGACAGGAAAGGACACCTACCTCAATCAGGTCGTCGAACTTGTCAGGGCAGCTCAGGAAAGCAAATCAAAAACCCAGGATCTGGCAAACAGGGCTGCACTGTACCTCACAATCATAGCCCTGACTGTCGGAACCCTCACTTTTGTCCTCTGGACTCTTTTCGGGCAGGAGCTTGTCTTTGCCCTTGAGAGAGCAGTTACTGTAATGGTTATCGCCTGCCCGCATGCCCTCGGGCTTGCTATTCCTCTAGTGGTTGCAGTTTCAACATCCATGGCAGCAAAATCTGGACTCCTTATCCGGGACAGGCAGGCGTTTGAAAAAGCCCGCAGTCTTGAAGCTGTCATCTTTGATAAAACAGGTACCTTAACCGAAGGCAGGTTTGGTGTAACTGATGTGGTTTCTATTTCAGGGAAGGAGGACTACGAGAAAATTCTCAGTCTTGCAGCTTCCCTTGAAGCCAGTTCGGAACACCCGATTGCAAAAGGGATTCTGGAAAGTGCGAAAGAAAAAGGGATAGAGTCAGTCCAGGTAGAAAAGTTCAGTTCCATTCCTGGAAAAGGGATAGAAGGGATAATAGAAGGAAAAAAATTCCTTGTAGTGAGTCCGGGTTACCTTGAAGAAGCCGGAATCAACCTTAAAGATAAGAAAACTGAAAACGAGAAAATTGAAGAAATCAAGGCGCAGGGAAAGACCGTTGTATTTCTGCTTGAAGAGGATAGAGTAATTGGAGCCCTTGCCCTTGCCGATATTGTCAGAAAGGAATCAAGAGAAGCAATTTCAAAACTCAAAGGAATGGGTATAAAATGCCTGATGCTTACGGGAGATAACCGCTATGTTGCTGCCTGGGTATCCCGGGAACTGGAGCTTGATGACTACTTTGCAGAAGTCCTTCCGCACGAAAAGGCAGCAAAGGTTATGGAAGTCCAGAAGCAGTACGTTACCGGAATGGTCGGAGACGGAGTCAATGACGCTCCTGCCCTTGCCCAGGCCGATGTGGGAATAGCTATCGGGGCAGGCACGGATGTTGCAATCGAAACTGCAGATATCGTACTGGTTAAAAACGACCCGAGAGACGTGCTGTATATTATTGAACTTTCTAGAAAGACTTACTCCAAGATGTACCAGAACCTGCTATGGGCAACAGGGTATAATGTGTTTGCAATTCCACTTGCAGCAGGAGTACTTTATGGATACGGCATTTTACTGAGCCCTGCCATAGGTGCAGTTCTCATGAGTCTTAGTACCGTAATTGTAGCCATAAATGCAAGAGCTTTAAAGATGGGGTGA
- a CDS encoding cysteine hydrolase family protein — translation MVLVDCQPSMFKIIGSGDKSLIMNAVVGAAKAANILGVPVVLSSINPEAMGQFIPEISKMFPNQEVIAREVPSFDAFEDEKTLKAAKKLDRKKWLFQACGPACVLHILLCMP, via the coding sequence ATGGTTCTGGTAGACTGCCAGCCTTCAATGTTTAAAATCATCGGCTCAGGAGATAAGAGCCTGATCATGAATGCTGTTGTTGGAGCGGCAAAAGCCGCAAATATCCTGGGAGTCCCTGTCGTTTTGTCGTCTATTAATCCTGAAGCGATGGGACAGTTTATTCCGGAAATTAGCAAGATGTTCCCGAATCAGGAAGTAATTGCACGGGAGGTTCCGAGTTTTGATGCTTTTGAAGACGAAAAAACCCTGAAAGCTGCTAAGAAGCTGGATAGAAAAAAATGGTTATTTCAGGCCTGTGGACCAGCATGTGTTTTGCATATACTGCTCTGCATGCCTTAA
- a CDS encoding isochorismatase family protein → MCFAYTALHALKEGYEVYGLIDAAGDSTPDAHKYGVKRMLQAGVIPITTELLVSEWMHNWNNPKAGELIKEIYSKYGAMVGFK, encoded by the coding sequence ATGTGTTTTGCATATACTGCTCTGCATGCCTTAAAGGAAGGGTATGAGGTTTACGGACTAATTGATGCCGCAGGTGACTCAACTCCTGATGCGCATAAATACGGAGTCAAAAGAATGTTACAGGCAGGAGTCATTCCGATTACTACCGAATTACTTGTCTCTGAATGGATGCACAACTGGAATAATCCAAAGGCAGGAGAGCTGATAAAAGAAATTTATTCAAAATACGGAGCAATGGTTGGGTTTAAATAA
- a CDS encoding YgaP family membrane protein, with translation MNLKKLLLEENVGGFDLLFRTMYGTLATLALATGLVKRSPWKWIVALIAFTGLYSSILRHCTPYAILGINTAKKK, from the coding sequence ATGAATCTTAAAAAATTGCTTCTGGAAGAAAATGTAGGAGGCTTTGATCTCCTGTTCAGAACTATGTACGGAACACTCGCAACTCTTGCTCTGGCAACAGGCCTGGTGAAAAGGTCACCCTGGAAATGGATTGTTGCCCTGATAGCTTTTACGGGTCTCTACAGCTCAATTCTAAGACACTGCACTCCCTATGCTATTCTTGGAATTAACACTGCAAAGAAAAAGTAA
- a CDS encoding YcaO-related McrA-glycine thioamidation protein, producing the protein MPEIKIDRSLSYIEGTQRVYDEAATLENTKDQIKKIGVTRIADITNLDRLGIPIFSAIRPSAAPGAISIYSGKGSTEQRARISAIMESFERCLAERPGLNANIAGDISAPALVESYLNASENYTALDPHDLLLSQPYNPSSLLEWVEAYDLLNREEVFVSANAVYHPYDSPGQCQKLFLSNTNGLASGNVLEEAILHGLLEVIERDAISTAQFTRNLGKEIVLTEEDGYVYELARKFKDAGIGLKIWLVPTDTGIPTIIAATDDVKLKDPALLVMGAGSHLKPEIAVARAITEAAQSRVVQIQGAREDTDREGFIRSVGYERMKRMNWFWFEEGEKISLSEVQDLSKNSPAENIGVILEKLKGLAERVLVIDLSREEVAVPVVRVIISGFELFTIDRDRTGKRIKAGKKREISRDRNDKPWKRR; encoded by the coding sequence ATGCCCGAGATAAAAATTGACAGATCTCTTTCATACATCGAAGGCACGCAGCGCGTGTATGATGAAGCAGCAACCCTTGAAAACACAAAAGACCAGATAAAAAAGATAGGTGTCACCCGAATCGCAGACATTACAAACCTGGACAGGCTCGGAATTCCGATCTTTTCGGCGATCCGCCCAAGTGCCGCTCCGGGAGCGATCAGTATCTATTCAGGCAAAGGCTCAACAGAACAGAGAGCGAGAATTTCGGCAATAATGGAGAGTTTTGAACGCTGCCTGGCAGAAAGGCCAGGTTTGAACGCAAATATTGCAGGCGACATTTCTGCCCCGGCTCTTGTCGAATCTTACTTAAATGCAAGTGAAAACTACACTGCACTTGACCCCCATGACCTGCTTTTGTCCCAGCCGTATAACCCTAGCTCCCTTCTGGAATGGGTAGAAGCATACGATTTGCTGAACAGAGAAGAAGTTTTCGTGAGCGCAAATGCTGTATACCATCCCTATGACAGCCCGGGTCAGTGCCAGAAACTTTTCCTGAGCAATACAAACGGGCTGGCTTCGGGAAATGTGCTTGAGGAAGCTATCCTGCACGGGCTGCTTGAGGTCATAGAAAGAGATGCGATCAGCACGGCTCAATTCACCCGGAACCTTGGAAAAGAGATCGTGCTGACTGAAGAAGACGGATATGTGTATGAGCTTGCCCGAAAGTTCAAAGATGCCGGAATAGGTCTCAAAATCTGGCTTGTCCCGACTGACACAGGGATCCCTACAATAATTGCGGCAACTGATGATGTAAAATTGAAAGATCCGGCTCTTCTGGTCATGGGGGCAGGCTCCCACCTGAAACCTGAGATCGCGGTTGCGAGAGCAATAACCGAAGCTGCACAGTCAAGGGTTGTCCAGATTCAGGGAGCAAGGGAAGATACGGATAGGGAGGGCTTTATCCGAAGTGTAGGATATGAGCGCATGAAGCGCATGAACTGGTTCTGGTTCGAAGAAGGAGAAAAGATTTCCCTTTCCGAAGTTCAGGATCTTTCTAAAAACAGCCCTGCAGAAAACATCGGCGTGATTCTTGAAAAGTTGAAGGGCCTTGCCGAAAGAGTGCTTGTAATTGATCTCTCAAGAGAAGAAGTTGCAGTACCTGTGGTCAGAGTGATCATCTCGGGATTTGAACTTTTCACAATCGACCGCGACCGCACAGGAAAAAGAATCAAAGCCGGGAAGAAAAGGGAGATTTCCAGGGACAGAAACGATAAACCATGGAAAAGAAGATGA
- a CDS encoding TfuA-related McrA-glycine thioamidation protein, whose amino-acid sequence MKAKAVIFTGNSISHEDAKKILMADYQPPVRRFQLEKFVRQGYEVMGIIDGIFFDRAAVGHREIISALNAGVKVVGGASMGALRASELDTHGMIGVGKVYEWYRDGMIESDDEVAVSTNPDTFEPISVPLINMRETLKAALAAGLVNEKEHEDLLELSINTYYPDRSYLGLTKEGVKKGLIPEEKRKRLLDFCINSEVDIKRQDAVLVLETVKKLIEERNY is encoded by the coding sequence ATGAAAGCAAAGGCAGTCATTTTTACAGGAAACAGCATAAGCCACGAAGATGCAAAAAAAATCCTCATGGCAGATTACCAGCCTCCTGTACGCAGATTCCAGCTTGAAAAATTTGTTCGGCAGGGGTATGAGGTCATGGGAATTATAGATGGAATTTTCTTTGACCGGGCTGCAGTAGGGCACAGGGAAATTATTTCCGCCCTGAACGCAGGAGTAAAAGTAGTTGGCGGCGCCAGCATGGGAGCTCTCAGAGCTTCTGAACTTGACACACACGGCATGATCGGTGTTGGAAAGGTCTATGAGTGGTACAGGGACGGCATGATCGAGTCTGATGATGAGGTAGCAGTAAGCACCAACCCTGATACCTTTGAGCCTATTTCCGTGCCTCTGATAAACATGCGAGAAACCCTTAAAGCAGCTCTGGCTGCCGGGCTTGTAAACGAAAAAGAGCACGAGGATCTTCTGGAGCTCTCAATCAATACTTACTACCCTGACAGGAGCTATCTCGGACTTACAAAGGAAGGGGTAAAAAAAGGGCTGATACCGGAAGAAAAAAGAAAGAGACTGCTTGATTTTTGCATTAATAGTGAAGTCGACATAAAAAGACAGGATGCGGTTCTTGTGCTTGAAACCGTAAAAAAACTCATTGAAGAAAGAAATTATTGA